In a genomic window of Mercenaria mercenaria strain notata chromosome 19, MADL_Memer_1, whole genome shotgun sequence:
- the LOC123549148 gene encoding uncharacterized protein LOC123549148 isoform X2: MWTDSIIIIHSSESEEEDADHNHHFKRQKTCDELYVDVDSDVTTLPPSDNETLPPSDKLYVDVDSDVTTLPPSDYETLPPSDNLYVDFDSDVTTLPPSDDETKHPLDLLYLDLDSDITTLPHSDDDTLPPSHVIDSLELEINSQSLQLSDTLDEVQSTLLESSTLELFVEDIPIQPYSDTPGSWISKVVQCEV, encoded by the exons ATGTG gacTGACAGTATTATCATCATACATAGTTCAGAGTCTGAAGAAGAAGACGCTGATCATAATCACCATTTCAAGAGACAGAAAACGTGTGATGAg ttgtatGTGGATGTTGACAGTGATGTGACTACATTGCCACCAAGTGACAACGAGACTCTGCCTCCTTCTGATAAG TTGTATGTAGATGTTGACAGTGATGTGACTACATTGCCACCAAGTGACTACGAGACTCTGCCTCCTTCTGATAAT ttgtatgTAGATTTTGACAGTGACGTTACTACATTGCCACCAAGTGATGATGAGACAAAACATCCTTTAGATCTg ttgtatcTAGATCTTGACAGTGACATTACTACATTGCCACACAGTGACGATGACACACTACCTCCTTCTCATGTG ATTGATTCACTGGAATTGGAGATAAATTCACAGTCTCTACAACTTTCTGACACACTTGATGAAGTTCAAAGTACCTTACTGGAAAGCAGCACCTTGGAATTGTTTGTTGAAGACATACCAATTCAGCCTTACAGTGATACCCCAG GTTCCTGGATATCCAAAGTGGTtcaatgtgaagtttga
- the LOC123549148 gene encoding uncharacterized protein LOC123549148 isoform X3, which yields MWTDSIIIIHSSESEEEDADHNHHFKRQKTCDESYVDSDATTLPPSDNETLPPALKLYVDVDSDVTTLPPSDNETLPPSDKLYVDFDSDVTTLPPSDDETKHPLDLLYLDLDSDITTLPHSDDDTLPPSHVIDSLELEINSQSLQLSDTLDEVQSTLLESSTLELFVEDIPIQPYSDTPGSWISKVVQCEV from the exons ATGTG gacTGACAGTATTATCATCATACATAGTTCAGAGTCTGAAGAAGAAGACGCTGATCATAATCACCATTTCAAGAGACAGAAAACGTGTGATGAg tcatatgtaGACAGTGATGCAACTACACTGCCACCAAGTGACAATGAGACTCTGCCGCCTGCTCTTAAG ttgtatGTGGATGTTGACAGTGATGTGACTACATTGCCACCAAGTGACAACGAGACTCTGCCTCCTTCTGATAAG ttgtatgTAGATTTTGACAGTGACGTTACTACATTGCCACCAAGTGATGATGAGACAAAACATCCTTTAGATCTg ttgtatcTAGATCTTGACAGTGACATTACTACATTGCCACACAGTGACGATGACACACTACCTCCTTCTCATGTG ATTGATTCACTGGAATTGGAGATAAATTCACAGTCTCTACAACTTTCTGACACACTTGATGAAGTTCAAAGTACCTTACTGGAAAGCAGCACCTTGGAATTGTTTGTTGAAGACATACCAATTCAGCCTTACAGTGATACCCCAG GTTCCTGGATATCCAAAGTGGTtcaatgtgaagtttga
- the LOC123549148 gene encoding uncharacterized protein LOC123549148 isoform X1, producing the protein MWTDSIIIIHSSESEEEDADHNHHFKRQKTCDESYVDSDATTLPPSDNETLPPALKLYVDVDSDVTTLPPSDNETLPPSDKLYVDVDSDVTTLPPSDYETLPPSDNLYVDFDSDVTTLPPSDDETKHPLDLLYLDLDSDITTLPHSDDDTLPPSHVIDSLELEINSQSLQLSDTLDEVQSTLLESSTLELFVEDIPIQPYSDTPGSWISKVVQCEV; encoded by the exons ATGTG gacTGACAGTATTATCATCATACATAGTTCAGAGTCTGAAGAAGAAGACGCTGATCATAATCACCATTTCAAGAGACAGAAAACGTGTGATGAg tcatatgtaGACAGTGATGCAACTACACTGCCACCAAGTGACAATGAGACTCTGCCGCCTGCTCTTAAG ttgtatGTGGATGTTGACAGTGATGTGACTACATTGCCACCAAGTGACAACGAGACTCTGCCTCCTTCTGATAAG TTGTATGTAGATGTTGACAGTGATGTGACTACATTGCCACCAAGTGACTACGAGACTCTGCCTCCTTCTGATAAT ttgtatgTAGATTTTGACAGTGACGTTACTACATTGCCACCAAGTGATGATGAGACAAAACATCCTTTAGATCTg ttgtatcTAGATCTTGACAGTGACATTACTACATTGCCACACAGTGACGATGACACACTACCTCCTTCTCATGTG ATTGATTCACTGGAATTGGAGATAAATTCACAGTCTCTACAACTTTCTGACACACTTGATGAAGTTCAAAGTACCTTACTGGAAAGCAGCACCTTGGAATTGTTTGTTGAAGACATACCAATTCAGCCTTACAGTGATACCCCAG GTTCCTGGATATCCAAAGTGGTtcaatgtgaagtttga
- the LOC123549148 gene encoding uncharacterized protein LOC123549148 isoform X4 — MIRTGNQRARILMLYSYTMLYVDVDSDVTTLPPSDNETLPPSDKLYVDVDSDVTTLPPSDYETLPPSDNLYVDFDSDVTTLPPSDDETKHPLDLLYLDLDSDITTLPHSDDDTLPPSHVIDSLELEINSQSLQLSDTLDEVQSTLLESSTLELFVEDIPIQPYSDTPGSWISKVVQCEV, encoded by the exons ATGATTCGAACCGGCAACCAGCGTGCTAGGATTTTGATGCTCTACTCCTACACCATG ttgtatGTGGATGTTGACAGTGATGTGACTACATTGCCACCAAGTGACAACGAGACTCTGCCTCCTTCTGATAAG TTGTATGTAGATGTTGACAGTGATGTGACTACATTGCCACCAAGTGACTACGAGACTCTGCCTCCTTCTGATAAT ttgtatgTAGATTTTGACAGTGACGTTACTACATTGCCACCAAGTGATGATGAGACAAAACATCCTTTAGATCTg ttgtatcTAGATCTTGACAGTGACATTACTACATTGCCACACAGTGACGATGACACACTACCTCCTTCTCATGTG ATTGATTCACTGGAATTGGAGATAAATTCACAGTCTCTACAACTTTCTGACACACTTGATGAAGTTCAAAGTACCTTACTGGAAAGCAGCACCTTGGAATTGTTTGTTGAAGACATACCAATTCAGCCTTACAGTGATACCCCAG GTTCCTGGATATCCAAAGTGGTtcaatgtgaagtttga